Part of the Sphingobacterium sp. LZ7M1 genome, ATTTCAGCAAGGATCTTATTGGCATCCGTCTTAAATCTCAGGAAATAAGGCTTGTCCTCCATAAGGTCCAGTCCTTTTGCCACATGTTCTGCCGCCTTATTATAGTCTTTTTGCTTGCAATACATTTCAGCAAGGATAAGGTTAGCCCTCATGGCATCCAATGGCTCCTTGAACTTCATGGAATATTCAATATTCTTTTTTACCAATTCAATAGCCTTCTCTCGTCTACCTGCTTCCCATTCAATATCGGCCAGGTTACCAGAGATAATTCCGATCCAGACAGAGTCCTTGGCCAGTTTGGCTATATGCAAGGCCTGATTATAATAATCATTGGCTTCCCTATTTAAAGAATCCTTTTTATAATAAACCCCAATGGCATTGACCATATCGATCCGGTTACGGCTCAGGGGTTCTGTATGGGGCAAAGCTAGTTTCAGGTATTCTGCGGCTCTCTTTTGATCTCCTATATAACTGTAGAAATTGGCAACAAATCCATAATGATAGGCCAACCTAGGTATTCTGTTAACATTGACCTCTTCCTTTAGATCATTGGCTTGCAGGAAATAGGGAAAAGCCTCCCTAATCTTCCTGTAAACATAGTAATAGTAGCCTTGACGAATTAAGCCCATTTGCTTGAGCTCATACTCATTTGTAGGCTCGATCAGTTCACTGGCCTTCTCAAAAAAATGATTGCTTCGATCATTTACTCGGTCAAAGGCTATCGAAAAACCATCAGCCATCAACATATAATAAGCCCATTTCAGAGGAATGCTTCTTTTTCCTTCGGCAAGCATCTTCACTGAATCCAACCGATTGATCAATGCAAGCGTGTCCTTCCTGAAATTGGCATCAATTTTCAATACCCGCTCCAATTCGGCAAAATCCTTCGCTCTTTGCGATTGAGCCATAGTAATGCCACTTGAGAAACTCAATAAAAGCAGTAGAAATAAGGAGGAAACGGTTAACGTTCTTGGCTTGAAAATCATCAGCTTAAATCTCGGGAAAATTTAAGATAAATAACAAGCTTTCATATTCCCCCTAACGAAAATTACCACATATCGATAATGGATTTTATCCTTTATTGAAATGTGGTAATTCAGCGAAAAATAAAAAATTCAAATAGAACCCCTTACTTGCTTATTTTCTTTAAATAATCAAAATACACACCCTTTAGGTCTTTTACACGGTTATATAGAGTTTCCTTTTCTATATAGCCTTTAGACAGGGCAATTTCTTCCAAACAGGCAACCTTTAAGGAAGTCCTTTTTTCGATAGTTTTAATAAATTCTGTTGCTTCAGAAAGTGATTCATGGGTTCCAGTGTCAAGCCATGCAAATCCACGTCCTAAAAGTTGAAGTTGTAAAATGTCTTGGTTCAAATATTCTTGGTTTACCGTAGTAATCTCAAGCTCACCCCTATCCGAAGGTTTCACATTCTTAGCGATCTCGATGACAGAGTTAGGATAAAAATAAAGGCCTACAATGGCGTAATTCGATTTTGGCTCTTTCGGCTTTTCTTCGATATCGTAAACCCTACCAGATTCATCAAAAGCAGCCACACCATAACGCTCAGGATCATCTACATAATACCCGAATACAACTGCCGCATTTTGCTCCTCTACCTTGGCTCTGGCTTCCTGAAGCTGCTGTTGCAAACCAGCTCCATAAAAAATGTTGTCTCCCAGGATTAAGCAAACATCATCACTGCCGATAAATTCCTCTCCAATGATAAACGCTTGAGCAAGTCCATCTGGCGAAGGCTGTTCTGCATAACTGATTGAAATCCCCAATTGATTGCCATCTCCAAATAACCTTTCGAAATTCGGAAGATCCTGAGGGGTTGAAATAATTAAAACTTCTCTGATTCCTGCCAACATCAAAACGGATAATGGATAGTAAATCATTGGCTTGTCATACACTGGCAACAATTGCTTCGAAACAACCTGTGTAAGCGGGTGCAATCTTGTCCCAGAACCTCCAGCTAAAATTATTCCTTTCATATTTTTAAATTTTTAATGTTATATTCTTTATTGAGCGGAAAGTTTTCCTAACATTTTTTCCAGGCTATTCTCCCATTTCGGGACATCCACTCCAAAGGTCCTTCTGACCTTTTCCTTATTTAAAAGTGAAAAATGTGGTCGCTTAGCGGGTGTTGGAAAACTAGAACTTGGAATCGGATTGATCCTACAATCAAGATCGCAAGTATCTCTTATTTTGACTGCAAAGTCATACCAACTGATTCTCCCTTCATTCGAATAATGATAAATCCCAGGCACCCAATTTCCAGACTCAACGATGTGTTTTATCAATTCTGCTAAGTCTCGGGCATAAGTTGGGGTACCAATCTGATCGGAAACAACACTGATTTCATCCCTGCTATTCATCAGGTTCAACATCGTTTTCACAAAGTTTTTCCCAAAGGTTGAATAGACCCAAGCAGTTCGAATAATGATTGCATCGGGACAATGAAGCTCAATGGCCAATTCTCCCTTGCGCTTGGTATCTCCATATACATTGATCGGATCTGTAGGATAATTCTCATCCAAAGCTTGATCTACATTTCCCTGAAAAACATAATCCGTGGAAATATAGATTAATTTACAACCATTGCTCTCTGCATATCTTGCAATTTCTAAGGTCGAAAGATGATTGACCTTATTAGCCAAATCAACCTCGGTCTCAGCTAAATCAACTGCAGTAAACGCCGCGGAATGTATTATTGTATCTGGCCGGTAGGTCTCCAAAATAGATTGGACCAATTCAGGTTGAGCTAAATCCAGTCCTTGGCGATCTAAGAAAATCATTTCAACCGATTCATTAGAAGGCCAAATATCCTTAAGCTCTGAACCTAACTGTCCTGAACTTCCCGTGACCAATATTTTGCTGGCTTTCATTGAACTCCTATTTTAAAAACAATTGAGCAACCGCATCCTTAAAGGAAGGTAGCACTTGATCTTTTTCTGAAACAATAAGCTCATCCACAGGTAGCTTCCAATCAATATTCAATTGTTCATCTTTATACGACACGCCCCATTCAGCAGCCTTATTGTATAAATTATCGCATTTATAAAAGAACTCTGCGGTTTCTGACAGCACTATAAATCCGTGCAAAAACCCTCTAGGTACAAATAGCTGCCTTTTGTTTTCAGCTGACAATAAAACGGAGAAATGCTGCCCAAAGGTTTCAGAATCTGGTCTCGCGTCAACGGCAACATCCAATACCTCTCCCTGCAGGACCCTGACTAATTTTGCTTGGGCGAATTCCCCTGCCTGTGCATGAAGACCACGCAAAACAGCTTTTGAAGAAAAAGATTGGTTATCCTGAACAAAATTTACATCCAACCCAGTCAGTTCCTTAAAAACAGCCTGATTGTAACTCTCAAAAAAATACCCTCTGTTGTCACCAAAAACACGAGGATCTAAAATATAGCAGTCCTTAAGACCAGTTTCTACGGCATTCATAAATATAATTTCACTTTCTCAACAAGACAGGATTAAATACCACTGTAATGTTTATCATAATAATTCTGGTAGTCTCCTGAAGCGACCTTTTCTAACCAAGATTGATTATCTAAAAACCAGTCGATTGTTTTTGATAATCCTTGTTCAAAAGTTACACTAGGCTCCCAACCCAATTCATTCTTAATCTTATTTGCATCAATTGCATATCTCAAATCATGACCAGGACGATCCTTTACAAATTGGATCAACTTTTCCGAAGTTCCCGGTTCACGCCCTAATTTCTCATCCATTTGCTTGCAAAGCTCCTTCACTAAATCAATGTTCTTCCATTCATTAAAACCTCCCACATTATAGGATTGCCCATTTTTACCTTCATGGAATACGGTATCGATTGCTCGTGCATGATCAATTACAAACAACCAATCCCGGGTATATTTACCATCTCCATAAATTGGTAAAGGTCTGTTATTGATAATGTTTAAGATACAGAGAGGAATTAATTTTTCGGGAAAATGGTTTGGACCATAATTGTTTGAACAGTTTGTAATCACTACCGGCATCCCATAAGTATCTTGGTATGCCCTTACAAAATGATCCGATGCTGCTTTTGAAGCCGAATAAGGGGAATGGGGATCATAACTGGTTTCTTCAGTAAAAAATCCAGTATCTCCTAATGCCCCAAAAACCTCATCTGTTGAAACATGATGGAATCTTTTCCCTTCAAAACTGTCCTTCCAGATGTTTTTGGCAGCGTTCAAAAGATTAACTGTACCTATCACATTCGTATTTACAAATGCCATCGGGTCGGTAATCGATCGGTCCACATGGGATTCTGCCGCTAAATGGATTACTGAATCTGGTCTAAATGAAGAAAATATCTCTTCCAAAGCCTTCTCATCACGAATATCAGCTTTCACAAAAGTATAATTAGGCTGATCCTCAATATCCACCAGATTCTCCAAATTTCCTGCATAGGTTAATGCATCCAAATTCACGATCTGATATTCAGGATATTTAAGCACAAAGTGCCTAACTACATGAGAACCTATAAAACCTGCGCCTCCAGTGATAAGAATTGTTTTATTCATGCTACAAATTAAATAAATAAAACCAGTTACTGATAATAGTGAATTTCAAATTCATTTAAATTGTAGTTGAAATGCTAATTATTAATCAGTTAAAAATGGTTTTTACCAAAAATTAAATTATTATACTTTCAAACACCCTGATCAGACTGTGAAAAATAAGCTAACCAATCCTTTTTTCGGGGTGATATTCCAGTTTTTTCTATTTTTACTTTAAAGGTCAGCATTTAATCCCAACCTCAATTTCATCCTAACCAAAAAATTCGAACTACATAAATTTGATTATTCATACAATTCAATTTTCTCAATCGTTCAGCTATAAATTACCAATGACATGTTTTATAGGACTGTGCATCCGACCAGAAATCCTAATTTCCCTAAAGAATATCTTGAATTACGATAAACCTGACTAGGGAGCTTGGATAATTTTAAAAAATCAAGAAAAAATGTGGGTAGCGAAAAAACGATGTTCTATTGATCGAACATCGTTTTTTTGCTAATACTAAGCTTTCCCTATTTTATTAAATAACAGAGCTCCGCTGGAGTTCTATCTTTAAAATTTTTAAGCTAAATATCTTCTTAGGCATTTACCACGATCAGCTTCCAATAAAATCGCTCAACGTTTAGCCCTTACTTATGCCCATTCCTTTGGTTTTCCTTATCCGCCACGATCTTTCTCAGGCCGCTACTCGAAAACCTATGATCTCTACTGTTAAAATAAAGCTCAATCCCTTTCTCCTCACAATATTTCCTTCCCGTAAAGTCTCTGTCCTTATATTCATCACCTACGATCCTCACATCCAATTTAAAGGACCTTAAAATATCCTCTAAATCCTGTTCGGTTGAATAAGGAACAATCTCATCCACTGAAACACAACCTCTCAATTGAATATAGCGTTCCACCACGGTCTGCGTTGGCGCATTCTTTTCAGGTCGGTCTAAAGTAGGGTCCATCTGTAAACCACAGATTAAATAATCACATTGACGTTTTGCCTCAGCCAACATCATGATATGGCCTGCATGCAAAAGATCAAAGGTTGAAAATGTTATGCCTACGCGAGGACCAGGATTATAATCATGGTGTTTAGGATCTTTTACCTCTTTGTTCTTATCTTTCATATATGGTTAACAATTAAATTCTTAATTACTTGACTTAGTTACTGAGTATAATTTAGCCATAATTTTGTGTAACTAGAACTCAATAAGTGCAAAGTTCCTTAACATCTGCAACATTTAGCATTTAGGGCATCTTTTAAATATTTTTTGTAGTTGTTTGGCTAAAAGAATCCGGCAAAGAAATCAAAACAGTTGGGCTTTCTTATTCTCTAAACGAAATATTGCTGTGCATTCTTTAATAAGCTGAAGGTTTTACGGATACGAGTTCTTATTAACCACGCGTAAGTCCTTTCTAGTAAATAAATGCCAAATATTCTTGGTCCATCCTCTCTTTCTCCACATTCTGGTTCATTCCCAGTTCTTGACCCATCCTCCAATCCTTTGGATCCTGTTTCATACTAGCAATTATTCTGACCTTATTCGAGATTCATTCGAGGCATGTTCGAGAAGAATTCTATCCAGTTCGGATTTCTCGAATATGTCTCGAATAAGGTCAAAGCAAAACCTAGAAGATAGTTCCAATTTTTAAGATTTCTCTTCAGCAAGTAAAGTGATAAAAATGGATGGCTAAAAACAGAAGCGGGCAACCTTCAGGATGCCCGCTTCCAATATTATTAAATAAACTGCGCTATTTCACCAAATAGATTACGCCGTTTTTTTTTCACTTTTTGATTCAAATAATTTATGATTCTTGATAGGATTTCCTTTCAACAATTCTTTGGTATCATATTTTGAAACTACAGCTTTCAAAGCTTCTAAGTGTCGCGTATGGTGCATATCGGTGCCTACAAAATCATACATTCCGGCACGGATCAGGGTCAAAGCACAAGTTTTTACATTTTCACCGTAGTATTTACTGATGGAAAGTAAATTCAATTGCAGGTAACATCCTGCCTGTTTGATTTCCTCAAAGATCTTGAAATTGTTGTGGTAATAGTTATATCGTTCAGGATGGGCAAGAATGGGCTGATAACCCCTATCTTGGATATCTTTAATAACGTTAAATAATGCTTTTGACTCCGATAGGTAAGACATTTCAATTAACATGTACTTATCAGCAATCAAACATAACTTATCCGCTTGAATCCACTGATCGATTTGGTCATCGATCATATACTCAGCACTAAAGTTCAGTTTAAAATCCACAGCATTAGCCTGCAAATGTTCGGTTAATTTGCCGTGCGCTCCTTTGATGGTCTCAGGCGTATTGTTATGTACTCCTGCCATAACGTGCGGTGTAGACACACTGTTATGAATACCTAAGGCTTTCAATCCATTGATCAAAGTGATAGACTCTTCAACACTTGGACTTCCATCATCAATCCCAGGTAGAATATGATTGTGAATATCCCAGCCTACCCAAGCCAATTGGTCCAGGTACGCAGGTTGGTCATTTTTACTTCCCCCAAATAAATTACTCCAAAATCCCATAGCTTCTCAAAATATTAGTTGTTTGGTAATTAGGTTTCTAATTTTATATTAGATGTCCTGTTATTCCATAAGGTTTAATGTATACGTTCAATAAATCTTATTTGCTACAAAACATCTTAAATTAACGCAGAATTGTCTTTTTCTAACTGTTCATAAACCTGCTTCACATCCTGCGCTCTATTTCTATCCAAAACTAGAACCGCATCCTCAGTACTAACTAACATACAATTAGTTAAACCTACAAAAACTGTATGTTTATTAGTACCTACAACAATATTGCCATTCTCGTCCACTGGATGTCCTTTGCTTTTAAAATACTCATATAAGGAATCGAATGCTCCCATATCGGACCACTCAAACCTTGCCGGAACGACCTTGATCAGGTCACTTCGTTCCATTACTGCATAGTCAATACTTTTAGAAGGAATCAATTTCGAATGTGCTTCGTCAAGAACCAAGTCTTCTGCATATTCAAATGCTACCTCTGCAGCATTGTACAGCTTGGGTTCAAAGCGCATCAATTCTTCCAAATAAACCCCTGCCTTGAAACAGAAGATCCCTGAGTTCCAAAGGAAGTTCCCTTTTTTCAGAAAGTCCTTTGCGGTATCTTCATTGGGTTTCTCCCGGAATGAAAGCACGGTATTGCCTTCATGCTCAATATATCCGTAACCGGTCTCCGGTCTGGTTGGAACAATTCCGAAAGTTGCGATAAATCCTTCTTGGGCATACATAATGCCCTGATTGATTGCTTCGCGATAGTTTTTCAGCCCTTCGATCAAATGATCTGAAGGCGTAACGATCAATATATCGTCCGGATCCGCGTGGAAGGCAGCAAAGGCTATTGCTGCAGCTGTATTCCGAGGAGCCGCTTCTGCAATGATATCATGGTTATAATCTTTCAAGTAAGGCTCCGCGATCGTTTTGTTCAATGCCGACCCTACCAAGATCACCTTGGATGCAATTTCCTGATTTCTGGCTAGCGTCCATTCAAACAAAGTCTTACCTTCGAATATCGGCAGGTACTGCTTTGGTTTAGATTTCCTGGACAAAGGCCATAATCTTGAGCCTACACCACCAGATAATATTACATTTATTATTTTCCCCATTATTATCCTAATTTTTTCATTTCAATTGCATCGTCTACTTTAAGATACAATTCGGCAGTAGCTCTGGCATCAGACAATGCATCATGATGCTTTAATTCCACACCCATTAAATCACAACAGATACTTAATTTAGTTCGTTCAAAACCTAAGGATCGATAGATCTTGCTGGTACATTCCCAAACTGGGTCTAGACCAAGCTCCTCGAATGGAAGGTTATAGAAATTCATCGTTTCCTTCAATACGGAACGATCTAACAATTCATCATGTGCAACCATATGTTTGGAAACCAACAATTCTTTTATACTTGGAAACAGGTCAATAAAGGTCGGAGCCTCAGCCGTATGTTTTGGTTTAATCCCATGAACCCTTGAAGTTTGCCACATATACTTGTTCTGTGGTGGTTGTACCAAACTGTAGAATTCACTTACGATCTCGCCGTCAACAACGTCTACTATACCAACGGCACACACACTGTTGTATTTTGCCGTGGCTAGCTCAAAGTCTATAGTTGTAAATGTTTTAGACATTTATATAAAAGTAAAAAAAATTAAACTCAATACCCATATTTTCCTTTCCATTTATCTCGAAGTGAAAGTCTTAGTTTCTCTTCGGCAGGATTCTTACCGGGCTCATACATTTTTGCTTCATGTAGGCCTTCTGGCATATATTCCTGATCGACAAAATTTCCGCTATAAGCATGGGCATACATATACTCTGTTCCGTAATTCAGCTCTTTCATCAACTTGGTCGGCGCATTCCTCAGATGCAGCGGCACCGATAGATCTCCTGATTTGCGCACGATTGCCTGAGCTTTGTTGATAGCTTCGTATGAAGCATTACTTTTTGCAGAACAAGCCAAATAGATAACTGTTTGCGACAAAATGATTCTTGATTCTGGCCATCCGATTACGTTAACAGCCTGAAAACAATTATTCGCCAGCAGCAAGGCGTTCGGATTCGCATTTCCCACATCCTCAGAGGCTAATATCAAAAGCCTTCGGGCAATAAATTTAGGGTCCTCACCCCCTTCGATCATCCGGGCCAACCAATAGACCGCAGCATTCGGGTCACTCCCACGAATCGATTTTATGAATGCCGAAATGATATCGTAATGCTGTTCTCCAGATTTATCATATCGCACCCTGTTCTGTTGAACATGTTTGGCAACAAATTCATTCGTTATTTCCTGTTTCCCATGAGATGCAGCCTGGCTTACAAGCTCTAAGATGTTCAGAAGTTTCCTGGCATCTCCACCAGAAAGCTGCAACATGGCATCATATTCCTTTATGGAGATCTTTTCATCCTTCAGGAATTCATCTTGGTTCAATGCCAATTCAATGATCTGGATCAGCTCCTCCTTAGTCAACTCTTGCAAAACATAGACCTGACAACGAGATAACAGTGCGGAAATCACCTCAAAAGAAGGGTTTTCCGTGGTAGCTCCAATCAAGGTAACCGTTCCTCTTTCCACGGCTCCCAGCAGTGAATCCTGCTGTGATTTGGAAAAGCGATGGATTTCATCGATGAAGAGAATGGGTTGTTCTTGATTGAATTGACGCATCTGTTCTGCTTTGTCAATTACTTCACGCACGTCTTTCACGCCAGACTGTATAGCACTGAGACTATAAAAAGGCCTGTCCAAAGACTTAGCGACCAATAATGCCAATGTTGTTTTGCCGACTCCTGGAGGTCCCCAGAAAATCATGGAAGGAATGGACTTTTGTTCAATGGCGTTCCACAACACAGCCCCCTCGCCTATAATATGCTTTTGCCCGACATATTCAGCAAGACTTTTGGGACGCATCCTTTCTGCCAAAGGTACTCTAGTAACCATAATTCACAAAGCTATTGATTTTTCAGAGTAAAGCCAATGTAAATATGAATTGGCATTAGGAATGTGGCATTTCATCTATGATTTGAACACTTGCCCAGAAATGAGTTCCGTTAACGGAAAATTTTAACATTTTTTAGTAATTATTCTACCTTTCTGGTACTAACCATTTATCTTATATTTCAAATTATTTAATACTTTTGAAAAAAATGAATTTGCGAATGATTGATAAAGTGCGTGTTATCTTAGCTTTCGGCTTAATTATATCAACAGTAAGCTTAAAGGCTCAAACCAATAATAAACCTTTAGACCCGTCTGGATTTGTTACAAAATATGACAGTTCATTTGCCGGAATCGGACCTAAAGTATATGTACTCCCTCCTCCAAGGACAAAGGAAGAGGAATTGGTTGACTCTTATAAAGAGAAAAAAGGATTCTTTGATTCCATTTCGCGTCAATTGGAGTATCAGTCCATCATTGAAGATTACAAGCCTACTTCAAACGCTTCGTATCTGAAACAGAGCTTCAATCCATTCCCAGCAACGGAGCAGGATTGGAATAACCTGATCACAAAACTTGAAAACAACAGGAACTTACCTTTGGCTGCAGGGATGGCCAATGAGTATGCCTTTGATCTCCTGAAAAAAGGCGATATCAATAAGGCGATCGCTCTATTGACCAGAGGCCTAAATGCAGCAAGATCATCGGGCTCAGGAGAAAAATTTGTCCTGGAACATAATCTAGCAAATGCATATCTATTCAATGGAAATCTTTCAGAGGCAGCGGCCATGCAGGAAACATTTCTGCAATCTGCCGTGGAGAAAAAGGAACAGGTAGATCAGGCAAACACATTGGTCCGTATCGCATTGGTACAAGCCTATCAAAAGAAATATCTCGATGCGGAGAACACGATTATCAGACGTGCTTTCCCTTTGTATAACAGGACAAAAAACCATTTTGGCAAAGTATATGCTTTGATTAATCTGGCAAAAATCTATCAGCTGCAAAATAAGCATACCGAGGCTCAATGGTTTTTAATCCAGGCCAAGGATCTTGCTAACTTGAGAAAGATTGACAACGAATTGCCTGAGATTGAGTATATGTTAGCTTTTTCCAAGTACATCCAACAAAACTATAAAGTCGCACAATTGGAATTTGAAAAGGCAAAAACATTGGCAGATGTAGAAAACAACAAGGTTTTACAACTGGCCATTGCGGATAAATTAGGAGATATCTATTTGATGATGGGTAACTTTGAAGATGCCGAACAGGAACTTTCGAGTTATTGGAGATTAAGAAACGAACTGTTCTAAAATCCCCCGTCAAAGGGCAATCTCGGTAAAAGTTAATAAACCTTAAAATGGCTGGGAAACAACAATTGAAATGAATATTTTACGTTGTCATCCTAACATTGACTTAATTTTTAACTAAATTTAGCGCTAATAAAATACTCGCTTACTATTTGAAAAGAGCAATTTCCTGATAGAACAATTAATGAACAAATTCAAGAACTATACATATATGTTTAAACATCTCATTTTCTGTCTTGCGTTAATATCGGTTGTGGCATGTGGAGCAAAACCACGCATCAACCTGGACCAAGAAGGCTTAGAATTAAAGCCTACTACGCAACATGAAATCATTGCTAAGGAAGTAGCCAATTTATTGGAGAATTTCAGCTATAAAAAAGTCCCTATGGGCGATTCCCTTTCTAACATCGTCTTCAACAACCTGTTGGAAGGTATCGATCAAGGGAAGAATTACATGTTGAAATCAGATATTGACGAATTTCAACAATTTAAGAACAGCATCAGCCAAGATTTTAGAGAGGGTGACCTTTCCAGTGCATTCTATATCTTCAATAAATACACAAACAGATATTTACAGTGCATGAACTTTGCCTTGGAGCAGATCGATGCGAAACATGACTTCACTAAGGATGAAACCTACACCAGCTTCCGCGAGAAACAAGATTGGTTTACCTCAGAAGCGGAATTGAAAGACCAGTGGAGAAAACGTGTTAAGTATGATCTATTGAACCTAAGACTGACTGCAGGTGATTCTGCTAAGGTAGATGAAGAAAAAAACAAGGAAACCCTACGCAACAGGTACAATAACTTGATCTCTCAAGCCAAGAAAACCAATTCGAATGATGCTTTCCAAATGATCATGACGGCGTTAACAGATGCTGTTGATCCCCATACGACTTACTACAATCCTTCGTTCGCTCAAGCATTCAATGAAAGCATGTCGAATACATTAGAAGGAATTGGAGCACAGCTGCAAATGGAGAATGAAATGGTGACCATCAAGCAGATTATTGCCGGTGGACCTGCATTCAAGGACAAATCCCTTCATATCAATGACCGAATCGTAGCTGTTGCACAAGGCAATGACGGCGAGTTTGAAGATATCATTGGCTGGAGACTGGATGCTGCGGTTGCGAAGATAAAGGGTAAAAAAGGAACGGTTGTTCGTTTGAAAATCCTTCCAGCTGGAGCAGAATTGTCAGCGGCCCCAAAAATCGTAAAACTGACCCGTGAGAAAATCATCCTTGCAGAAGAGTCTGCTAAGCGCGAAATCAGGAACATTAAAGGTGAAGATGGTAAAACATACAAAATTGGTGTGATCAATCTTCCTAAATTCTACATAGACTTTGAAGCGGTTCGTCGTGGAGATAAGGACTATAAGAGTACCACAAGAGATGTTAGGTTGTTATTGGACAGCTTAAAACAAGATGGCGTAGATGCTGTATTGATGGACTTAAGAAACAATGGTGGTGGTTCACTGCAGGAAGCAATTGAATTGACAGGCTTGTTTATCGATCAAGGTCCGGTAGTACAGGTAAGGGACACCAGAAACCGTGTTCAGGTAGATAGCGATCAGGAAACAGGTTTGGCATGGGAAGGACCATTTGGTGTGATCATCAACAGGTTCTCTGCATCTGCATCTGAGATTTTCGCTGGTGCCATCCAAGATTACGGTAGAGGTATTATCCTTGGTTCTACTAGTTACGGAAAAGGAACCGTTCAAAATGCGGTGGATATGTCACGTTTTATCAGCGCAACCAACAAGCTTTTAATCAAAGCTTCAGGTGAAGCAGATCCTGATACCCCGAATGGTGCTCCAGAATTTGGACAGATTAATATTACCATGGGTAAATTCTACCGTGTAACCGGTAGCAGTACGCAACATAAAGGTGTTGATCCAGACGTCATATTCCCTACGCAATATTCTGCAGAGAAATTTGGAGAAAGTTC contains:
- the rfbB gene encoding dTDP-glucose 4,6-dehydratase gives rise to the protein MNKTILITGGAGFIGSHVVRHFVLKYPEYQIVNLDALTYAGNLENLVDIEDQPNYTFVKADIRDEKALEEIFSSFRPDSVIHLAAESHVDRSITDPMAFVNTNVIGTVNLLNAAKNIWKDSFEGKRFHHVSTDEVFGALGDTGFFTEETSYDPHSPYSASKAASDHFVRAYQDTYGMPVVITNCSNNYGPNHFPEKLIPLCILNIINNRPLPIYGDGKYTRDWLFVIDHARAIDTVFHEGKNGQSYNVGGFNEWKNIDLVKELCKQMDEKLGREPGTSEKLIQFVKDRPGHDLRYAIDANKIKNELGWEPSVTFEQGLSKTIDWFLDNQSWLEKVASGDYQNYYDKHYSGI
- the rfbA gene encoding glucose-1-phosphate thymidylyltransferase RfbA, whose product is MKGIILAGGSGTRLHPLTQVVSKQLLPVYDKPMIYYPLSVLMLAGIREVLIISTPQDLPNFERLFGDGNQLGISISYAEQPSPDGLAQAFIIGEEFIGSDDVCLILGDNIFYGAGLQQQLQEARAKVEEQNAAVVFGYYVDDPERYGVAAFDESGRVYDIEEKPKEPKSNYAIVGLYFYPNSVIEIAKNVKPSDRGELEITTVNQEYLNQDILQLQLLGRGFAWLDTGTHESLSEATEFIKTIEKRTSLKVACLEEIALSKGYIEKETLYNRVKDLKGVYFDYLKKISK
- a CDS encoding lipopolysaccharide assembly protein LapB, producing MAQSQRAKDFAELERVLKIDANFRKDTLALINRLDSVKMLAEGKRSIPLKWAYYMLMADGFSIAFDRVNDRSNHFFEKASELIEPTNEYELKQMGLIRQGYYYYVYRKIREAFPYFLQANDLKEEVNVNRIPRLAYHYGFVANFYSYIGDQKRAAEYLKLALPHTEPLSRNRIDMVNAIGVYYKKDSLNREANDYYNQALHIAKLAKDSVWIGIISGNLADIEWEAGRREKAIELVKKNIEYSMKFKEPLDAMRANLILAEMYCKQKDYNKAAEHVAKGLDLMEDKPYFLRFKTDANKILAEISKGKGDSQSELYYLNQYLLFKDSLDENLGYENLQRVSWQWEAEKYQQSIENSELKRKQVNQTYFYVITFFALLFVIILLLVNRSKNKIMFKNAELEREQLELSYEKQLVDRELVILNHSLQDFTSTIKQNDLTIQRLRNEVIQNLDHFPDRQEIFNDSLNKMLENHVMTEERWLKFNHIFDRVYPGYLASEKEAYPKLTEYDFRLISLMKLGLNNRSMADLLGITLEGVKKAKQRLKKKMEAE
- a CDS encoding tyrosine-protein phosphatase — its product is MGFWSNLFGGSKNDQPAYLDQLAWVGWDIHNHILPGIDDGSPSVEESITLINGLKALGIHNSVSTPHVMAGVHNNTPETIKGAHGKLTEHLQANAVDFKLNFSAEYMIDDQIDQWIQADKLCLIADKYMLIEMSYLSESKALFNVIKDIQDRGYQPILAHPERYNYYHNNFKIFEEIKQAGCYLQLNLLSISKYYGENVKTCALTLIRAGMYDFVGTDMHHTRHLEALKAVVSKYDTKELLKGNPIKNHKLFESKSEKKTA
- the rfbC gene encoding dTDP-4-dehydrorhamnose 3,5-epimerase is translated as MNAVETGLKDCYILDPRVFGDNRGYFFESYNQAVFKELTGLDVNFVQDNQSFSSKAVLRGLHAQAGEFAQAKLVRVLQGEVLDVAVDARPDSETFGQHFSVLLSAENKRQLFVPRGFLHGFIVLSETAEFFYKCDNLYNKAAEWGVSYKDEQLNIDWKLPVDELIVSEKDQVLPSFKDAVAQLFLK
- the rfbD gene encoding dTDP-4-dehydrorhamnose reductase — protein: MKASKILVTGSSGQLGSELKDIWPSNESVEMIFLDRQGLDLAQPELVQSILETYRPDTIIHSAAFTAVDLAETEVDLANKVNHLSTLEIARYAESNGCKLIYISTDYVFQGNVDQALDENYPTDPINVYGDTKRKGELAIELHCPDAIIIRTAWVYSTFGKNFVKTMLNLMNSRDEISVVSDQIGTPTYARDLAELIKHIVESGNWVPGIYHYSNEGRISWYDFAVKIRDTCDLDCRINPIPSSSFPTPAKRPHFSLLNKEKVRRTFGVDVPKWENSLEKMLGKLSAQ
- a CDS encoding adenylyltransferase/cytidyltransferase family protein, producing the protein MKDKNKEVKDPKHHDYNPGPRVGITFSTFDLLHAGHIMMLAEAKRQCDYLICGLQMDPTLDRPEKNAPTQTVVERYIQLRGCVSVDEIVPYSTEQDLEDILRSFKLDVRIVGDEYKDRDFTGRKYCEEKGIELYFNSRDHRFSSSGLRKIVADKENQRNGHK